Sequence from the Deinococcus radiotolerans genome:
TTTTCCCGTGAAACGACTGCTGCTCCTGGGCGCCCTGGTGGGCGCGGGGGCGTACTACTTCAGCCGTGAGCAGAACCGCCGGGCGCTGGACGCCAAGCTGGCCGAACTGGGCCTGAAGGACGCCGCGCATGACGTGGGTTCCAGCGTCACCAAGGGCTGGGAGAAGACCAAGGAGGCCGCCAAGGACGCCGGGGCCGTCATTGCCGACAAGGCCGGCGAGGTGAAGGACGCCGCCGCCGGGGGCGCGCAGGCCGCCGCGGACAAGGCCAAGGAGGTGGCCGGGGACGTGAAAGATGCCGTGCAGGGCGCCGCCGCGAAGGCCGGGGACGCCGCCAAGGACGTGGCGGGCACCGCCAGCGACAAGGCTTCAGACGTGAAGGCCGCCGCTCAGGACAAGGCGGGTGACTTGAAAGCGGCCGCGCAGGACAAGGCGGGGGACGTGAAGGCAGCGGCCCAGGAGAAGGCCGCCGAGGTCAAGGCGGAGACTCAGGCGAAGGTCGCGGACGTGAAGGCGGACGCGCAGAAGACCGCGAACGACGTGAAGGGCGCCGCCCGCGACGTCAAGAACTCCTGAGCTGCCCAGAACAGGAGCGCGCCCCGCCAGTGACTGGCGGGGCACGCTCCTGTTCTGGGCTCAGCGGCGGGTGAAGTCCGCGCCCTGCGGCAGGTGTTCCAGCCACGCGGCGATGATGTCCGTACAGGCCTGCACGTCGCGCTCATCGACCATCTCGCTGGGCGAGTGCATGTAGCGGTTGGGGATGCTGACCACCGCGGTGGGTACGCCCGCGCGCACCAGGGTCAGGGCGTCGGCGTCCGTGCCGGAGTAGCGGCCCGAGGCGCTCAGCGTGAAGGGCACGCCCGCCTCGCGGCCTGCGTCGGTCATCTGGCGGGTCAGGACGGGGCTGACCATCGGGCTGACGGTCAGGTTCGCGCCGGACCCGAAGGGCACCACGCCGTACTTCTTCTCGCTCACGCCGGGCTGCTTGGTCTCGTGCGTGACGTCCACGGCGACGCCCGCCACGGGGTTCAGGTGGTACCCGCCGAGTTGCGCGCCGAAGCAGCCTATCTCCTCCTGGCTGGTGCCCACGGCCACCACGCGGTACGGGAGGTTCTTGTCGGCGACGGCCCGCAGCGCTTCTAGCACGATGAACGCGCCCACGCGGTTGTCCAGCGCGCGGCCCACGACGCGCGTGCCGACCATGATGGGGCCCTGCTCGATCACGGCGTACGTGCCGACCGGCACCTGCTCCTTGACCTCGTCCGGGCTGAGGCCCAGGTCAATCCAGAGGTCCTCGATCTTGCTCGCCTTGGTGCGCTCCTCTGCTTCCATGACGTGAATGGCCTTCTTGCCGATCACGCCGATCAGGTCGCCGCCGGGCGCGAGCACGCGGATGCGCTGCCCCACGAGCACCTGCGGGTCCCAGCCGCCAACCGGCAGGACACTCAGGAAGCCCTCGTCCCCGATGTGCGAGACGATCAGGCCGATCTCGTCCAGGTGGCCCATCAGGGCAATGGCGGGCGCGTCCTCGGGGCCGACCTCGGCGTACACGTTGCCGTAGTGGTCCTCGTGCGTGCGTGCGAAAGCGTCGGCCTCGGCGAGCCACACGTCGGCGGCGCGGCGTTCCAGGCCGCTGGGGGCGGCGGCGTCCAGAAGCTTGAACAGAAATTCCCGGTTGAGACTGGTCACGTCCGCGAGTCTAGAGCCCGCAGGCCCCGCATCCGCCAGAATGCGGATGGTCATGCCGGACTCTTCCCCCACTCTGCTTCCCCCGCCAGACATTCAGGTGCGCGCCGAGGTGCTGTTCCTGGCGGCTCACAGCCAGCCCGGGCGGCTGGTGTTCGCGTACGTCATTCACATCGAGAACCGCAGCGA
This genomic interval carries:
- a CDS encoding desiccation-associated late embryogenesis abundant protein, which produces MKSDRHFPVKRLLLLGALVGAGAYYFSREQNRRALDAKLAELGLKDAAHDVGSSVTKGWEKTKEAAKDAGAVIADKAGEVKDAAAGGAQAAADKAKEVAGDVKDAVQGAAAKAGDAAKDVAGTASDKASDVKAAAQDKAGDLKAAAQDKAGDVKAAAQEKAAEVKAETQAKVADVKADAQKTANDVKGAARDVKNS
- a CDS encoding M42 family metallopeptidase — protein: MTSLNREFLFKLLDAAAPSGLERRAADVWLAEADAFARTHEDHYGNVYAEVGPEDAPAIALMGHLDEIGLIVSHIGDEGFLSVLPVGGWDPQVLVGQRIRVLAPGGDLIGVIGKKAIHVMEAEERTKASKIEDLWIDLGLSPDEVKEQVPVGTYAVIEQGPIMVGTRVVGRALDNRVGAFIVLEALRAVADKNLPYRVVAVGTSQEEIGCFGAQLGGYHLNPVAGVAVDVTHETKQPGVSEKKYGVVPFGSGANLTVSPMVSPVLTRQMTDAGREAGVPFTLSASGRYSGTDADALTLVRAGVPTAVVSIPNRYMHSPSEMVDERDVQACTDIIAAWLEHLPQGADFTRR